The proteins below come from a single Polynucleobacter sp. MWH-UH23A genomic window:
- the uvrA gene encoding excinuclease ABC subunit UvrA → MNNEIKIRGARTHNLKNINLDIPREKLVVLTGLSGSGKSSLAFDTLYAEGQRRYVESLSAYARQFLQLMEKPDVDTIEGLSPAISIEQKATSHNPRSTVGTVTEIHDYLRLLFARAGTPHCPDHDLPLEAQSVSQMVDTVLAMPDDTKLMILAPVVSERKGEFVDFFQDLQAQGFVRFRVRSGGGTANAAKAEIFEVDQLPALKKNDKHSIEVVVDRIKVRPDIQQRLAESFETALRLADGKAMIVDMDTGKEMIFSSKFACPVCSYSLQELEPRLFSFNNPMGACPSCDGLGHQSFFDPKRIVAHPDLSLASGAIKGWDRRNQFYFKLLQTLAKHGGFDVEKPFESLSKKQQDLILLGSGDVTIPFEYINERGRNTIREHAFEGIVANFERRYRETDSVTVREELARYQNIQTCPECSGSRLRKEARFVRVGEKKQARAIYEISALPLKEAKEYFETLELKGAKKEIADKIIKEISARLRFLNDVGLDYLSLERSADTLSGGEAQRIRLASQIGSGLTGVMYVLDEPSIGLHQRDNDRLIGTLKHLRDLGNSVLVVEHDEDMIRASDWVIDIGPGAGVHGGEIVAQGTPTKVEADAKSLTGAYLAGREAIEVPEKRIPVNDLFLEIIGARGNNLQSVYAKIPVGLLTCVTGVSGSGKSTLINDTLHHAVAQHLYGSSTEPAAHDAIKGLEHFDKVISVDQSPIGRTPRSNPATYTGLFTPIRELFAGVPAARERGYEAGRFSFNVKGGRCDACEGDGVLKVEMHFLPDVYVPCDVCHGKRYNRETLDIRYKGKNIHEVLSMTIEQAHEFFEAVPVVKRKLKTLLDVGLGYVQLGQSATTLSGGEAQRVKLSLELSKRDTGRTLYILDEPTTGLHFHDIQLLLTVIQTLKKQGNTIVIIEHNLDVIKTADWIIDLGPKGGAGGGQIIATGTPEEVAKNDVSFTGHYLAPLLTRKTSKSTSTTKKKK, encoded by the coding sequence ATGAATAACGAAATCAAGATCCGCGGTGCCCGCACCCACAACCTCAAAAATATCAATCTGGACATTCCTAGAGAGAAACTGGTCGTCTTAACAGGCCTATCCGGCTCTGGGAAAAGTTCGCTTGCTTTTGACACGCTCTACGCAGAGGGTCAAAGACGTTATGTAGAGTCTTTATCGGCCTACGCCCGTCAATTTTTGCAATTAATGGAAAAACCCGACGTTGATACGATTGAAGGCCTCTCCCCAGCAATCTCCATTGAGCAAAAAGCGACTAGCCACAATCCACGCTCCACCGTTGGCACCGTAACGGAAATTCATGATTACCTGCGCCTCTTGTTTGCACGCGCTGGAACACCGCATTGTCCAGACCATGATCTTCCACTAGAAGCGCAAAGCGTTTCTCAAATGGTAGATACGGTATTAGCAATGCCAGATGACACTAAGCTCATGATTCTTGCTCCTGTAGTCAGTGAGCGTAAAGGTGAATTTGTTGATTTTTTCCAAGATCTCCAAGCGCAAGGCTTTGTGCGCTTTCGCGTGCGCTCTGGCGGAGGCACAGCTAATGCCGCTAAGGCAGAAATTTTTGAAGTTGATCAATTACCAGCGCTTAAGAAAAACGATAAGCACTCTATTGAAGTTGTAGTAGACCGCATTAAAGTTCGACCAGATATTCAACAACGCCTTGCCGAGTCATTTGAGACTGCCCTGCGTTTAGCGGATGGCAAAGCAATGATTGTGGATATGGATACTGGCAAGGAAATGATTTTCTCGAGCAAATTTGCTTGCCCAGTTTGCTCATACTCCCTGCAAGAGCTAGAGCCACGTCTTTTCTCTTTCAATAATCCAATGGGTGCATGTCCTTCATGCGACGGACTGGGTCACCAATCTTTCTTTGATCCTAAACGTATCGTTGCGCATCCTGATTTATCACTGGCATCTGGCGCAATTAAAGGCTGGGATCGACGCAATCAGTTTTACTTCAAGCTACTACAAACTCTTGCCAAACATGGCGGCTTTGATGTTGAAAAGCCTTTTGAATCGCTTAGCAAGAAACAACAGGACCTGATCTTATTGGGGTCTGGTGATGTCACCATACCCTTTGAATACATCAATGAGCGCGGTAGAAATACTATTCGTGAACACGCCTTTGAAGGCATTGTTGCCAACTTTGAACGTCGCTATCGTGAGACAGATTCTGTCACTGTGCGCGAAGAACTCGCTCGCTATCAGAACATTCAAACTTGTCCTGAATGTAGCGGCAGTCGTTTGCGCAAAGAAGCACGCTTCGTTCGAGTGGGCGAGAAAAAACAGGCACGTGCCATTTATGAAATCAGCGCGCTACCGTTAAAAGAAGCAAAAGAATATTTCGAAACTCTTGAACTTAAGGGTGCCAAAAAAGAAATTGCCGACAAGATTATTAAAGAAATCAGCGCTCGTCTACGCTTCTTAAACGATGTGGGTCTGGACTATCTCTCACTTGAACGCAGTGCAGATACGCTCTCAGGCGGCGAAGCGCAGCGTATTCGTCTTGCAAGCCAGATTGGATCAGGCTTGACGGGCGTGATGTATGTGTTGGATGAGCCATCGATTGGACTGCATCAACGCGATAATGATCGACTAATTGGCACTCTCAAGCATTTACGTGACCTTGGTAATAGCGTTCTAGTCGTTGAACACGATGAAGATATGATTCGCGCATCTGATTGGGTAATCGATATCGGCCCCGGCGCCGGTGTTCATGGCGGTGAAATTGTTGCGCAAGGTACGCCCACGAAAGTTGAGGCTGATGCTAAATCTTTGACCGGTGCTTATCTTGCAGGACGCGAAGCAATTGAAGTTCCGGAAAAACGCATTCCTGTAAATGATCTTTTCTTAGAAATCATTGGCGCCCGTGGGAATAATTTGCAATCCGTCTATGCCAAGATTCCCGTGGGATTGCTAACTTGCGTGACTGGTGTTTCTGGATCTGGTAAATCAACCTTGATTAATGACACCCTTCATCATGCTGTTGCACAACATTTATATGGCTCGAGTACTGAGCCAGCTGCGCATGACGCTATTAAGGGTTTAGAGCACTTCGATAAAGTTATTAGCGTAGATCAGTCACCGATTGGTCGCACACCGCGCTCCAACCCAGCCACTTATACCGGTCTTTTCACACCCATTCGCGAGCTGTTTGCAGGAGTCCCTGCGGCGCGTGAACGTGGTTACGAGGCTGGACGTTTCTCCTTTAACGTCAAAGGTGGTCGTTGTGATGCCTGTGAAGGTGATGGTGTTCTCAAAGTAGAAATGCATTTCTTGCCAGATGTTTATGTGCCGTGCGATGTTTGTCACGGCAAGCGCTATAACCGTGAAACATTAGATATCCGCTACAAAGGAAAAAATATTCATGAAGTGCTTTCAATGACAATTGAGCAAGCACATGAATTCTTTGAAGCAGTTCCGGTGGTTAAGCGCAAACTCAAAACGCTTCTGGATGTTGGTTTGGGTTACGTGCAACTAGGCCAAAGCGCAACAACTCTATCAGGTGGTGAAGCGCAACGTGTAAAGCTGTCGCTAGAACTTTCCAAACGCGATACCGGAAGAACGCTCTATATCTTGGATGAGCCTACTACGGGCTTACATTTCCACGACATTCAGCTCTTACTAACCGTCATCCAAACACTCAAGAAACAAGGCAATACGATCGTCATCATCGAACATAATCTTGATGTTATTAAGACTGCCGATTGGATTATTGATTTAGGCCCCAAAGGTGGCGCTGGTGGTGGGCAGATCATTGCAACCGGCACGCCTGAAGAAGTTGCCAAGAATGATGTGAGTTTTACTGGGCATTATTTGGCGCCTCTCTTAACTCGGAAAACGAGTAAGAGTACAAGCACTACCAAAAAGAAAAAGTAG
- a CDS encoding monovalent cation:proton antiporter-2 (CPA2) family protein — MPSVLQLTLILLASGVAGVVIFRYFGLPPILGYLAIGVLIGPNALGLASDSATVKYLAEFGVVFLMFSIGLEFNLHKLRSMRYIVFGLGGSQVILTMVLAVPASLLMNWIYPISWQAAIALGGALAMSSTAIVTKLISDRAELETEHGRNVVGILLFQDLAVVFLLILLPSLGKNPKDLFVALTAASIKITVALTLIFFIGQSLMSHWFRLVAKLRSQELFMLNLLLIVLGMAGLTEHFGLSLALGAFLAGMLISETPYRHQVEEDVKPFRDVLLGLFFITIGMLLDFNVIREQWMLVVALLVGPLIFKFGLIALLSKAFGSSTGISIRTGLCLAQAGEFGFVLLTQIDGLDLIDPTLSQAVLAAMLLSMFCAPFLVEYSDRIAMRFSSNEWLLQSLALTRVAAKSVRNENHVIICGFGRSGQSLARMLDQEKIPYIALDLDPDRVKEAAAAGDNVVYGDASRENYLVAAGLSRAKTVVITYADTAASLRVLRQVEHLRPGMTVLVRTKDDADIAKLQAAGATEVVPELIEGSLMIASHVLLIMGVPMRKVVRRITTAREERYSLLRGYFRGSSDDDFGSNESWRLHSITLLPNSQAVGKTLSELHIENEGVSVQAVRRKGRNADYSKLALAPDLLLQANDILVISGNPEAIDLAEAKLL; from the coding sequence ATGCCGTCAGTCCTTCAATTAACCCTTATTCTCTTAGCCTCTGGTGTGGCTGGAGTAGTTATTTTCCGCTATTTTGGCTTACCCCCTATTTTGGGCTATTTAGCCATTGGTGTGCTGATTGGGCCCAATGCCTTGGGCTTGGCCAGTGATTCCGCTACGGTGAAGTATTTGGCGGAGTTTGGGGTTGTTTTCTTAATGTTCTCAATTGGCCTGGAATTTAATCTGCACAAGCTCAGGTCAATGCGCTACATCGTATTTGGCTTGGGTGGCAGTCAAGTTATTCTGACGATGGTGCTTGCAGTGCCAGCTAGTTTATTGATGAATTGGATTTATCCGATCTCATGGCAGGCGGCAATTGCTTTGGGCGGCGCGCTGGCAATGTCCTCTACCGCCATTGTGACCAAGCTGATTTCTGATCGCGCTGAGTTAGAGACAGAGCATGGTCGTAATGTAGTCGGCATTTTGCTGTTCCAAGATTTGGCCGTGGTCTTCTTATTGATTTTGTTGCCATCCTTGGGAAAAAATCCCAAAGATCTTTTTGTGGCGCTAACAGCTGCTTCCATCAAAATCACCGTTGCTCTGACGCTGATTTTCTTTATTGGCCAATCTTTAATGAGCCATTGGTTTAGATTGGTTGCTAAGTTACGTTCGCAAGAATTATTCATGCTCAATCTGTTATTGATTGTGCTTGGAATGGCTGGCCTGACTGAGCATTTCGGTTTATCACTAGCGCTTGGAGCGTTCTTGGCGGGCATGTTGATTTCTGAAACGCCCTATCGTCATCAGGTCGAGGAAGATGTCAAACCATTCCGTGACGTTTTGCTAGGACTCTTCTTTATTACGATCGGCATGTTGCTCGACTTCAATGTAATTCGAGAGCAATGGATGTTGGTAGTGGCTTTATTAGTTGGCCCCTTGATATTTAAGTTCGGACTCATTGCTTTACTCTCGAAGGCCTTTGGCTCTAGTACTGGCATCTCAATACGGACTGGACTTTGTTTGGCGCAAGCAGGTGAGTTTGGTTTTGTGCTTCTTACGCAGATTGATGGCTTAGATCTTATTGATCCTACTTTGAGTCAAGCTGTTTTAGCCGCCATGTTGCTCTCGATGTTTTGCGCCCCATTTTTGGTTGAGTACAGCGACCGTATCGCAATGCGTTTCTCAAGTAACGAATGGCTTTTGCAATCTCTTGCTTTAACTCGGGTTGCTGCGAAAAGTGTTCGCAATGAAAATCACGTGATCATTTGTGGTTTTGGTCGATCTGGGCAAAGCTTGGCACGTATGTTAGATCAGGAAAAAATTCCATACATTGCTTTAGATTTGGATCCTGATCGCGTGAAGGAAGCTGCTGCCGCTGGCGACAATGTTGTGTACGGGGATGCTAGTCGTGAAAATTATTTAGTCGCCGCTGGCCTTTCAAGGGCAAAAACTGTCGTCATCACATACGCCGATACTGCTGCAAGCTTAAGAGTTTTGCGTCAGGTTGAGCATTTACGCCCTGGTATGACTGTGTTAGTTCGCACTAAAGATGATGCTGATATTGCTAAGCTACAAGCAGCAGGCGCGACTGAAGTGGTGCCTGAATTAATTGAGGGCAGCTTGATGATTGCATCACACGTCTTGCTCATTATGGGTGTGCCCATGCGCAAGGTGGTGAGACGTATTACGACCGCGCGTGAAGAGCGTTACAGCTTATTAAGAGGCTACTTCCGAGGCTCGAGTGATGATGATTTCGGTTCGAATGAATCTTGGCGACTGCACTCTATTACCTTGCTGCCAAATTCTCAGGCTGTAGGCAAAACGCTATCCGAGCTCCATATAGAAAATGAAGGTGTTAGTGTTCAAGCGGTTCGTCGTAAGGGACGTAACGCTGACTACAGTAAGTTAGCGCTTGCTCCAGACTTGCTGCTTCAGGCAAACGATATCTTGGTAATCTCTGGTAACCCAGAGGCAATTGATTTAGCCGAGGCTAAATTGTTGTAA
- a CDS encoding KpsF/GutQ family sugar-phosphate isomerase has product MIAKTRERTLKLARDTLTIEAAALQTMRDRLEGQNADALIHAVELLHGCKGRIVVSGIGKSGHIARKIAATFASTGSPAFFVHPAEASHGDLGMVTREDVFVALSNSGETDELLTIVPIVKRTGAKLIALTGAPNSSLAKLADAHLDTSVEKEACPLNLAPTTSTTAALAMGDALAVALLDARGFQAEDFQRSHPGGRLGRKQLMHVSEVMRSFDDTPKISIQASLQAALLEMTAKRMGMVVILDEDNKVFGILTDGDLRRLLEKNTNLSNVTLKSATTSSPRTIPPELLAEEAIEMMEKHRINHLVVTDKAGVLLGALNLHDLFAAKVI; this is encoded by the coding sequence ATGATAGCTAAGACTCGTGAACGTACCCTAAAGCTTGCCCGCGATACCCTCACTATTGAGGCTGCTGCACTGCAAACAATGCGTGATCGCCTAGAGGGCCAAAACGCAGACGCCCTGATCCATGCAGTGGAATTACTACATGGATGCAAAGGCAGAATCGTGGTGTCCGGCATTGGCAAGTCAGGCCATATTGCCCGCAAAATTGCTGCTACGTTTGCCTCAACAGGATCCCCCGCTTTTTTTGTACACCCCGCAGAGGCCAGCCATGGCGATTTGGGCATGGTTACCCGTGAAGATGTTTTTGTAGCGTTATCCAACTCTGGCGAAACTGATGAGTTACTAACAATTGTTCCAATCGTCAAGCGTACTGGCGCAAAGCTCATCGCATTGACCGGAGCGCCAAATTCGTCTCTAGCAAAATTAGCGGATGCGCACCTAGATACCAGCGTAGAAAAAGAAGCGTGCCCACTTAACCTCGCGCCAACCACCAGCACTACCGCTGCACTTGCTATGGGCGATGCACTTGCAGTTGCACTGCTTGACGCTCGTGGCTTTCAAGCTGAAGACTTTCAACGTTCCCATCCTGGTGGCCGCTTAGGTCGCAAACAATTGATGCATGTCAGCGAAGTAATGAGAAGCTTTGATGACACGCCAAAAATTTCAATTCAAGCTTCTTTGCAAGCTGCTTTATTAGAGATGACCGCAAAACGTATGGGTATGGTCGTCATACTAGATGAAGACAATAAAGTGTTTGGCATTTTGACCGATGGCGATTTGCGTCGTTTACTCGAGAAAAATACTAACCTTAGCAATGTTACTCTTAAAAGCGCTACGACTTCCAGCCCTAGAACTATTCCGCCCGAGCTATTAGCAGAAGAAGCAATTGAGATGATGGAAAAGCATCGCATAAATCATCTAGTGGTGACTGATAAAGCTGGGGTTTTGCTTGGTGCATTGAATTTACATGACCTTTTTGCAGCTAAAGTTATTTAA
- a CDS encoding HAD hydrolase family protein, producing MPSAFNTHNTNPLSSYPQAWERASKVKLLVLDVDGVLTNGQVWIGAEGKESLKAFDIQDGLGIKLLEQCGIATAIITGRNSKMVLARCDELGIKHVHMGVENKALALEEVLKSLGLKPSDCAVMGDDWPDLAMMKQAGLRIAPAQAHEAVKEFAHFVTSRMGGNSAVREACDLILKSQNRYEELLNKARN from the coding sequence ATGCCGAGCGCTTTTAATACTCATAATACAAATCCTCTATCAAGCTACCCACAAGCGTGGGAACGCGCCAGCAAAGTTAAGTTATTGGTTTTGGACGTAGATGGGGTGTTAACAAATGGCCAAGTCTGGATTGGCGCTGAAGGAAAAGAATCCTTAAAAGCATTCGACATTCAGGATGGTCTAGGCATCAAATTACTAGAGCAATGTGGCATTGCGACTGCAATTATTACTGGTAGAAATTCCAAAATGGTATTGGCTCGCTGCGATGAGCTTGGTATCAAGCATGTACATATGGGTGTTGAGAATAAAGCGCTTGCCTTAGAAGAAGTACTCAAGTCACTTGGACTTAAGCCTAGCGATTGCGCAGTTATGGGTGATGATTGGCCGGACTTAGCCATGATGAAGCAAGCAGGACTTCGCATCGCTCCAGCCCAAGCCCATGAAGCTGTTAAAGAATTTGCGCATTTTGTCACCTCACGTATGGGCGGCAATAGCGCGGTAAGAGAAGCTTGCGATTTAATTCTGAAATCCCAGAATCGCTATGAAGAATTACTCAATAAAGCTCGCAACTGA
- the lptC gene encoding LPS export ABC transporter periplasmic protein LptC, with the protein MQLNSQQIKFSIGRTLLRLMPLILMGLLTLVTFWLVRKNTPAEHSGLERVRLHEPDYIIQNGTLSALNEQGNTKYRILGDKVTHYDDDASIDIDLPRMRLFQPGKAPVTVRSNTGHLDGDLTILELFDNASIYRPPQPANATEPATLRMLASSSYFKVLINDDIVQTDKPITLEQGMSVMHSTDGGTFDNIAQSMTLSGQVRGRIERAPRNGQ; encoded by the coding sequence ATGCAACTCAATTCCCAACAAATCAAATTTAGTATTGGCCGCACCCTGTTGCGTCTGATGCCTTTGATATTGATGGGTCTGCTTACATTAGTCACATTTTGGTTGGTACGAAAAAATACTCCGGCTGAACACTCTGGACTAGAGCGAGTACGCCTTCATGAGCCAGACTACATTATTCAAAATGGCACACTATCTGCATTAAATGAACAAGGCAATACAAAATACCGAATTCTGGGGGATAAGGTCACTCACTACGATGACGATGCTTCAATCGATATTGATTTGCCTCGCATGCGTCTTTTTCAGCCAGGTAAGGCGCCTGTTACCGTTAGATCAAATACTGGACATCTGGATGGCGACCTAACGATTTTGGAGCTATTTGATAACGCATCAATCTACAGACCGCCTCAGCCTGCTAACGCAACAGAACCTGCAACGCTCAGAATGCTTGCCTCATCTAGCTATTTCAAAGTGCTGATTAACGATGATATCGTTCAAACCGATAAACCTATTACGCTTGAACAGGGCATGTCGGTGATGCACTCTACCGATGGCGGAACATTTGACAATATCGCGCAAAGCATGACTTTGTCAGGGCAGGTAAGAGGTCGAATTGAACGCGCCCCACGCAATGGCCAATAA
- the lptA gene encoding lipopolysaccharide transport periplasmic protein LptA: MIRLSTFWAAFCLLLCVNFVHAEKADQDKPIILEAESVSVNDVQQIYDLKGQILLIKGSMVVTGDDGHIQVDPEGYEFVDIKGTADTAASFRQRREGSADEFMQGHGTQVTYNAKTELLTITGDARLKRLLNMQMLDQLQGWKIEYDDITERYRVTPPSSTKPEDLPLARAILSPRRKATLEK; the protein is encoded by the coding sequence ATGATTCGACTCTCAACTTTCTGGGCTGCATTTTGCCTCCTTCTATGCGTGAACTTTGTTCATGCAGAAAAAGCTGATCAAGATAAGCCAATCATCCTTGAAGCCGAGAGCGTTTCAGTAAATGATGTTCAGCAGATTTATGATCTCAAAGGCCAAATTCTGCTAATTAAGGGCAGTATGGTTGTGACGGGTGATGATGGTCATATCCAAGTCGATCCTGAAGGCTATGAATTTGTTGATATCAAAGGTACCGCTGACACTGCTGCAAGCTTTAGGCAAAGAAGAGAGGGTTCAGCTGATGAGTTTATGCAGGGACATGGCACTCAGGTTACCTACAATGCAAAAACAGAGTTACTAACCATCACTGGCGATGCCAGATTAAAGCGTTTATTAAACATGCAGATGCTTGATCAACTGCAAGGCTGGAAAATTGAGTACGATGACATTACTGAACGTTATCGCGTAACACCACCAAGCAGCACAAAACCAGAGGACCTTCCCTTGGCAAGAGCAATCCTTTCACCAAGAAGAAAAGCCACACTAGAAAAATGA
- the lptB gene encoding LPS export ABC transporter ATP-binding protein — translation MTTDQAQDNSTATLSAHKLQKRYGSRTVVRDVSVEVKCGEVVGLLGPNGAGKTTSFYMIVGLVPADGGQIVLDGKDITHLPIHERARMGLSYLPQEASVFRKLNVAENIQAVLELQVQGGKPLSKAEITNRLDELLGELQIGHLRNNPALSLSGGERRRVEIARALASQPKFILLDEPFAGVDPIAVGEIQRIVRFLRDRQIGVLITDHNVRETLGICDHAYIISEGSVLAEGQPDQIIQNDAVRRVYLGENFRM, via the coding sequence ATGACAACGGATCAAGCTCAAGACAATTCAACTGCAACACTCAGCGCCCATAAATTACAAAAACGTTATGGCTCAAGAACCGTAGTACGCGATGTTTCGGTAGAAGTGAAATGTGGTGAAGTGGTTGGACTTCTGGGACCAAATGGTGCCGGCAAGACCACCTCCTTTTACATGATTGTCGGTCTAGTGCCGGCAGATGGCGGTCAAATAGTGCTAGATGGCAAAGACATCACACATTTACCTATCCATGAGCGCGCTCGAATGGGTCTTTCCTATTTGCCTCAAGAAGCATCTGTTTTCAGAAAACTCAATGTTGCTGAAAATATTCAAGCCGTTCTGGAGCTCCAAGTTCAAGGCGGCAAGCCATTAAGCAAAGCCGAGATTACTAATCGATTAGATGAGCTCTTAGGAGAACTTCAAATCGGCCACCTGCGCAATAATCCAGCACTGTCTCTTTCGGGTGGTGAACGTAGACGCGTAGAAATTGCTCGAGCTTTAGCTTCACAGCCTAAATTTATTTTGTTGGATGAGCCCTTTGCCGGTGTTGACCCCATTGCCGTTGGGGAAATTCAGCGAATCGTTCGTTTCTTAAGAGACCGACAAATAGGCGTTCTAATTACAGACCATAATGTTCGAGAAACCCTCGGTATCTGCGATCATGCCTACATCATTAGTGAAGGTAGCGTTCTAGCAGAAGGTCAGCCAGATCAAATCATCCAAAATGACGCGGTTCGCCGGGTCTACCTGGGTGAGAACTTCCGGATGTAA
- the raiA gene encoding ribosome-associated translation inhibitor RaiA has protein sequence MNLKINSRHVEVTPAMRTHLEAGLAKIRKHFDHVIDASAFLVVDNAKEKDLRQSAEITIHLKGKELFAEAHNADLYHAMDAVVDKLERQVVKHKEKIQDHHHEKRFE, from the coding sequence ATGAATTTAAAAATTAATAGCCGTCATGTTGAAGTTACCCCCGCCATGCGAACACATCTAGAGGCCGGCTTAGCGAAAATTCGAAAGCACTTCGACCATGTTATAGATGCCTCAGCATTTTTAGTCGTTGATAACGCCAAAGAAAAAGATCTACGTCAAAGCGCCGAGATCACCATTCACCTCAAAGGCAAAGAATTATTTGCCGAAGCCCATAACGCCGATCTTTACCACGCCATGGATGCCGTCGTTGACAAACTGGAGCGCCAGGTCGTTAAACATAAGGAAAAGATCCAGGATCATCATCACGAAAAACGTTTTGAGTGA
- a CDS encoding PTS sugar transporter subunit IIA, translating to MNALTNLFTHDCIALDNPAKNRADAFAAAGALFAKQVGIEASSVIEFLNAREELGSTALGAGVAIPHGRVKGLKQPAAALIRLKDPIEFAAPDGEPVKTLIFLLVPEKATQQHLEILSSIAQLLSDADVREILNTSTDTTKVCELLQHWGNTK from the coding sequence ATGAATGCCCTGACTAATCTTTTCACCCACGACTGCATCGCATTAGACAATCCTGCTAAAAACAGGGCTGATGCGTTTGCAGCCGCTGGAGCACTATTTGCCAAGCAAGTTGGTATCGAAGCAAGCTCAGTCATCGAGTTCTTAAACGCTCGTGAAGAATTGGGCTCAACCGCCCTTGGAGCAGGAGTCGCCATACCGCACGGTCGAGTAAAAGGATTAAAGCAACCGGCAGCTGCGCTTATTCGCCTCAAAGACCCAATTGAATTTGCCGCACCCGATGGCGAGCCTGTCAAAACCCTCATATTCCTATTGGTGCCTGAGAAGGCAACACAGCAACACCTAGAAATTCTCTCCTCGATTGCGCAACTGTTATCAGATGCGGATGTTCGTGAAATATTGAACACCTCTACCGATACAACAAAAGTTTGTGAGCTGTTGCAGCATTGGGGTAATACAAAATGA
- the hprK gene encoding HPr(Ser) kinase/phosphatase, with protein MTQPLLLDGVTAQQIFDDNVSDLKLSWIGGLEGADRTFPPEAVKAAAASSDLVGHLNLIHPSRIQIFGEQEVDYHAALEPKQKQEQIASLISKTPPCVIVADGKTADPDLQLFCQRSSTPLFTTQISAAEVIDHLRTYLTKIGAPQITMHGVFMDILGLGVLLTGESGLGKSELGLELISRGHGLVADDAVDFARLGPDYIEGRCPIILRNLLEVRGLGLLDIRTIFGETAVRRKLKLRLIVQLVRRTDGEFERLPLEDQHVDVLGVPIRTVKIQVAAGRNLAVLVEAAVRNTILQLRGIDTLKEFIERQRIQMNAEADSTKSQGRLL; from the coding sequence ATGACACAGCCATTACTCCTAGATGGAGTAACTGCTCAGCAGATTTTTGATGACAATGTCTCCGATCTCAAGCTATCTTGGATCGGCGGCCTTGAGGGTGCCGATCGAACCTTTCCGCCTGAAGCAGTCAAGGCAGCGGCCGCCAGCTCTGACCTTGTAGGTCACTTAAATCTTATTCATCCAAGCCGTATACAAATTTTTGGCGAACAAGAAGTTGATTACCACGCAGCCTTGGAGCCCAAACAAAAACAGGAGCAAATTGCGAGCCTGATTTCAAAAACACCGCCTTGTGTGATTGTGGCTGATGGCAAGACTGCTGATCCAGATCTACAACTGTTCTGCCAGCGATCTTCAACACCATTATTTACAACGCAAATTTCTGCAGCAGAGGTGATTGACCATCTGCGCACCTATCTCACCAAAATCGGCGCCCCACAAATCACGATGCATGGCGTCTTCATGGACATTCTGGGATTGGGCGTCTTGCTTACTGGTGAATCTGGTTTAGGTAAAAGTGAATTAGGCCTTGAGCTGATTTCACGCGGCCATGGTCTTGTTGCTGATGATGCGGTTGATTTTGCACGACTTGGCCCAGATTACATTGAGGGCCGCTGCCCAATCATTCTCAGAAATCTACTAGAAGTTCGTGGTCTGGGCTTACTCGATATTCGTACTATCTTTGGTGAAACTGCGGTACGCCGCAAATTAAAGCTTCGCCTCATTGTTCAACTCGTTCGCAGAACTGATGGTGAATTTGAGCGGCTTCCACTGGAAGATCAACACGTTGATGTCTTGGGCGTGCCCATTCGTACCGTAAAAATCCAAGTGGCAGCAGGTCGAAACTTAGCCGTCCTTGTTGAAGCAGCAGTACGCAATACGATTTTGCAACTGCGCGGTATTGATACCCTAAAAGAATTTATTGAACGCCAGCGTATTCAAATGAATGCTGAGGCAGATTCGACAAAGTCCCAAGGACGCCTGCTGTAA